A section of the Gammaproteobacteria bacterium genome encodes:
- the lexA gene encoding repressor LexA produces MQELTDRQAEILDLIQAAIDDTGMPPTRAEIAAELGFKSANAAEEHLRALQKKGAIELIPGVSRGIRICDGVEPGVPLVGRVAAGQPMLAQQHIETHFRLDPGLFAQKPHYLLQVHGMSMRDAGIYDGDLVAVHRTPDIRNRQIIVARLEDEVTVKRYKQKGHEVWLLPENPDFEPIHVDLENEPMVIEGVVVGVIRQHA; encoded by the coding sequence ATGCAGGAGCTGACCGACCGCCAGGCCGAAATTCTTGATTTAATTCAAGCGGCTATAGATGATACCGGCATGCCGCCCACACGCGCGGAAATCGCCGCCGAGCTGGGCTTCAAGTCGGCCAACGCCGCCGAAGAGCACCTGCGGGCGCTGCAGAAGAAGGGCGCTATCGAACTGATCCCGGGGGTTTCCCGCGGCATTCGTATCTGCGATGGCGTCGAGCCGGGGGTACCGCTGGTCGGGCGGGTTGCCGCCGGGCAGCCGATGCTGGCCCAGCAGCACATTGAAACGCACTTCCGGCTTGATCCCGGTCTGTTCGCGCAAAAGCCGCACTACCTGCTGCAGGTGCACGGCATGAGTATGCGTGATGCCGGTATTTACGACGGCGACCTGGTAGCGGTGCATCGCACGCCGGATATACGCAACCGGCAGATCATCGTGGCGCGCCTGGAAGACGAAGTGACCGTCAAGCGTTACAAGCAGAAGGGCCATGAAGTATGGCTGCTGCCGGAAAACCCGGATTTCGAGCCGATCCATGTCGATCTCGAAAACGAACCCATGGTTATAGAGGGTGTTGTTGTAGGTGTAATCAGGCAACACGCATGA
- the imuA gene encoding translesion DNA synthesis-associated protein ImuA — MGQSQQQKQPLYELLHHPDIWRACDNNDKTAIIPTGHDGLDKLLPGGGWPASALNELLLERRGQGELRLLLPALVKLNQNDDDRCLIWVAPPWVPYAPALSAAGIDLARLLIVRAETTEEILWATEQSLRSGNCAAVLSWTASAPVAALRRLQLAASEGGTFGVIFRPVDVLDNPSPAAVRMLLRQTPAGLDIDVLKARGGRPGKVQLSLGAALTREAAGRIRDGV; from the coding sequence ATGGGGCAATCGCAACAACAAAAACAACCGCTGTACGAGCTGCTGCATCACCCGGATATCTGGCGTGCTTGTGACAACAACGACAAGACGGCCATCATTCCCACGGGCCATGACGGGCTGGATAAGCTTTTACCCGGTGGTGGCTGGCCGGCCAGTGCGCTGAACGAACTGTTGCTCGAACGTCGCGGCCAGGGTGAGTTGCGGCTGCTGCTGCCGGCACTGGTAAAGCTCAATCAGAACGACGACGACCGTTGCCTGATCTGGGTAGCACCGCCGTGGGTGCCGTACGCGCCGGCACTGTCAGCCGCCGGTATCGACCTGGCGCGTTTGCTCATCGTGCGTGCCGAGACCACCGAAGAGATCCTGTGGGCTACCGAACAGTCCCTGCGTTCCGGTAACTGTGCGGCGGTGTTGTCGTGGACAGCCAGTGCACCGGTTGCCGCGTTGCGACGGCTGCAGCTTGCCGCCAGCGAGGGCGGCACTTTTGGTGTGATATTTCGCCCGGTCGATGTGCTGGATAACCCGTCGCCGGCGGCCGTGCGTATGCTGCTGCGCCAAACTCCGGCCGGGCTGGATATAGATGTGCTCAAAGCACGTGGTGGCCGGCCCGGCAAAGTTCAATTATCACTGGGCGCAGCGCTTACCCGCGAGGCAGCCGGCCGGATACGCGACGGCGTCTGA